The Apis mellifera strain DH4 linkage group LG13, Amel_HAv3.1, whole genome shotgun sequence genome includes a region encoding these proteins:
- the LOC724687 gene encoding disks large-associated protein 5 isoform X1 yields MSSFRQQYKSIGTKTVSKNRLIRAEKHKDLRKVHRANTFNENRNIPITTMNTQAEEDRINKLKKWKAEREKQRKIEQKKKKKPFVVGIVHHKVYSPINNCNAVPVTKTTKTCEPVPKRITRATEKRLMNKANAKEVEKTSLKNLNVLNKNQESQKENKSFAPEGHKFRAPSGLLHIPLYGREVIQSMSPVRISQIMNTSSKTPRKSNKINISQSIKEDHIKEDIPAIDTKLVNTDIEEDSSIESISLRLSSDEKEKLNVSYTISDSNDIKVMANNSMKEITCSSENKVSPLKSLNSQCEPAFFSPHIVSSRGKSNARKEQQLRHGFNIGHSLNDDIPTKDNVMKNLNISVEEEERTAQYFQFLLNKEIDRLNELCEKWMKIKAEPETIEDGQYEINQAIGQTNLLINKKFERFRGLVADCETGKGEMLVTCKDLQGFWDMMYMEIKNCDLRFEKLEKLRSQGWKEEEIVIVKPITKKKSTVKKKIASTKSSSIRAILAEKKKNMTEKIKDNNSISESNLNHILSNECKSNENSNIHYEKKSISIDSKENKFTPVKHNKRSSLLQKAQLSDLSMKTKSPLTMIKISQMYKAPKIQLDDSISYINSNQTPGKGILKQRKNLNDMESHTKSINKVNFDDQMALNKISPKSETGETKINLTRVSTIDSFDLSNSDEIAIKVERKLLFDDTNFNDSLNDAKKDSENKNSINKNIDGTLSSINIEAFTPLQEQKNVDKTSKKIIKQNAIDNENDVILNQTLTLNTNINSTPSKEIIDDKDLNILNEKLEKNVCISNKEEIDEHNGSVRILRNRIVTSTDTPRAKRRSSKKISINEQELEYKENETPVERRTRRSRVNINTGERRNIELVCYSCNDNKHLEKSNDKRKSTRSVKFSDKESNDGTNKSILPLTPHVRRSKNRNKRSTLLEDSNSLEIEEKPPQRVRRSQNKKSSI; encoded by the exons ATGTCGTCTTTCCGACaacaatataaatcaattggtACCAAAACTGTAAGCAAGAATCGTCTTATTCGTGCTGAAAAACATAAAGATTTGCGTAAAGTTCATAGAGCTAATACGTTCAATGAAAACAGAAATATACCAATTACCACAATGAACACACAAGCTGAag aagATCGTATTAATAAgcttaaaaaatggaaagctGAGCGTGAAAAACaacgaaaaattgaacaaaaaaagaaaaagaaaccctTTGTAGTAGGAATTGTTCATCATAAAGTATATTctccaattaataattgtaatgctGTTCCTGTAACTAAAACAACTAAAACATGTGAACCTGTTCCAAAAAGAATAACACGTGCAACAGAAAAGAGACTAATGAATAAAGCAAATGCAAAAGAAGTAGAAAAAACTtcacttaaaaatttaaatgttttaaataaaaatcaagaatcTCAGAAGGAGAATAAATCTTTTGCTCCTGAAGGTCACAAATTTAGAGCTCCATCTGGTTTGCTTCATATACCATTATATGGCAGAGAAGTCATACAAAGTATGTCTCCTGTCAGAATAAGTCAAATAATGAATACATCATCAAAGACACcaagaaaaagtaataaaattaatatttcacaatCTATAAAAGAAGAtcatataaaagaagatatacCAGCAATTGATACAAAATTAGTAAATACAGATATAGAAGAGGATAGTTCCATAGAATCTATATCTTTACGATTATCATCTGATGAGAAAGAGAAACTTAATGTATCTTATACTATCAGTGATAGTAATGATATTAAAGTAATGGCTAATAATAGtatgaaagaaataacttGTTCTTCAGAAAATAAAGTGTCtccattaaaatcattaaattctcAGTGTGAACCAGCTTTCTTTTCACCTCATATAGTTTCTAGTCGTGGAAAAAGTAATGCCAGGAAAGAGCAACAATTAAGACATGGATTTAATATTGGTCATTCACTAAATGATGATATTCCTACAAAAGATAATGTcatgaagaatttaaatatttcagttgaagaagaagaacgtactgcacaatattttcaatttcttttgaataaagaaatagatagaTTGAATGAATTATGTGAAAAATGGATGAAAATTAAGGCTGAGCCTGAAACTATAGAAGATGgccaatatgaaataaatcaagCAATTGGACAaacaaatttgttaataaataaaaagtttgaaagattTCGTGGATTAGTTGCTGATTGTGAAACAGGAAAAGGAGAGATGTTAGTTACATGCAAAGATTTGCAAGGATTTTGGGATATGATGtacatggaaataaaaaattgtgatttaagatttgaaaaattagaaaaacttcGTTCACAAGGttggaaagaagaggaaatagTTATTGTTAAAccaattactaaaaaaaaatctactgttaaaaagaaaattgcatcTACCAAATCAAGTTCCATTAGAGCTATTTtagcagaaaagaaaaaaaatatgacagaaaagataaaagataataatagtataagtGAATCTAATTTGAATCATATTCTTAGTAATGAATGTAAAAGtaatgaaaattctaatatacattatgaaaaaaaatctatatccatcgattctaaagaaaacaaatttacacCTGTAAAACATAATAAGAGATCAAGTTTATTGCAAAAGGCACAATTATCCGATTTATCAATGAAAACAAAAAGTCCATtaacaatgataaaaataagtcaAATGTATAAAGCACCAAAAATACAGTTAGATGAttcaatatcttatattaattctaatcagACACCTGGGAAAGGTATATTAAAACaacgaaagaatttaaatgatatggaAAGTCatacaaaatcaataaataaagttaattttgaTGATCAAATggctttaaataaaatatcacctAAATCTGAAACAGGGgagacaaaaattaatttaactagAGTATCAACAATAGATAGTTTTGATTTGAGTAATTCTGATGAAATAGCAATTAAAGTAGAAAGGAAACTTCTTTTTGATGatactaattttaatgattctcTAAATGATGCTAAAAAAgattcagaaaataaaaattctataaataaaaatattgatggaACACTGTcatcaataaatatagaagCATTTACACCTTTacaagaacaaaaaaatgttgataaaacatccaaaaaaatcataaaacaaaatgcaattgataatgaaaatgatgtgatattaaatcaaactttaacattaaatacaaatattaattccacACCAtctaaagaaattatagatgataaagatttaaatatattaaatgaaaaattagagaaGAATGTTTGTATAAGTAATAAGGAAGAAATAGATGAACATAATGGAAGTgtaagaattttaagaaatagaattgTTACCTCAACAGATACACCTAGAGCTAAAAGAAGatcttcaaagaaaatatcaattaatgaaCAAGAACtggaatataaagaaaatgaaactcCTGTAGAgagaagaacaagaagaagtcGTGTTAACATCAATACtggggaaagaagaaatatagagTTAGTGTGTTACAGttgtaatgataataaacatttagAAAAGAGTAATGACAAAAGAAAATCTACTAGAAGTGTAAAATTTTCtg ataaagaaTCTAATGATGGAACAAACAAATCAATCCTACCTTTAACTCCTCATGTTAGAAggagtaaaaatagaaataaaagaagtacACTTTTAGAAGACTCTAATTCTttggaaatagaagaaaaac ctCCACAACGTGTTAGAAGGtcgcaaaataaaaaatcttcaatttga
- the LOC724687 gene encoding disks large-associated protein 5 isoform X3, whose product MSSFRQQYKSIGTKTVSKNRLIRAEKHKDLRKVHRANTFNENRNIPITTMNTQAEEDRINKLKKWKAEREKQRKIEQKKKKKPFVVGIVHHKVYSPINNCNAVPVTKTTKTCEPVPKRITRATEKRLMNKANAKEVEKTSLKNLNVLNKNQESQKENKSFAPEGHKFRAPSGLLHIPLYGREVIQSMSPVRISQIMNTSSKTPRKSNKINISQSIKEDHIKEDIPAIDTKLVNTDIEEDSSIESISLRLSSDEKEKLNVSYTISDSNDIKVMANNSMKEITCSSENKVSPLKSLNSQCEPAFFSPHIVSSRGKSNARKEQQLRHGFNIGHSLNDDIPTKDNVMKNLNISVEEEERTAQYFQFLLNKEIDRLNELCEKWMKIKAEPETIEDGQYEINQAIGQTNLLINKKFERFRGLVADCETGKGEMLVTCKDLQGFWDMMYMEIKNCDLRFEKLEKLRSQGWKEEEIVIVKPITKKKSTVKKKIASTKSSSIRAILAEKKKNMTEKIKDNNSISESNLNHILSNECKSNENSNIHYEKKSISIDSKENKFTPVKHNKRSSLLQKAQLSDLSMKTKSPLTMIKISQMYKAPKIQLDDSISYINSNQTPGKGILKQRKNLNDMESHTKSINKVNFDDQMALNKISPKSETGETKINLTRVSTIDSFDLSNSDEIAIKVERKLLFDDTNFNDSLNDAKKDSENKNSINKNIDGTLSSINIEAFTPLQEQKNVDKTSKKIIKQNAIDNENDVILNQTLTLNTNINSTPSKEIIDDKDLNILNEKLEKNVCISNKEEIDEHNGSVRILRNRIVTSTDTPRAKRRSSKKISINEQELEYKENETPVERRTRRSRVNINTGERRNIE is encoded by the exons ATGTCGTCTTTCCGACaacaatataaatcaattggtACCAAAACTGTAAGCAAGAATCGTCTTATTCGTGCTGAAAAACATAAAGATTTGCGTAAAGTTCATAGAGCTAATACGTTCAATGAAAACAGAAATATACCAATTACCACAATGAACACACAAGCTGAag aagATCGTATTAATAAgcttaaaaaatggaaagctGAGCGTGAAAAACaacgaaaaattgaacaaaaaaagaaaaagaaaccctTTGTAGTAGGAATTGTTCATCATAAAGTATATTctccaattaataattgtaatgctGTTCCTGTAACTAAAACAACTAAAACATGTGAACCTGTTCCAAAAAGAATAACACGTGCAACAGAAAAGAGACTAATGAATAAAGCAAATGCAAAAGAAGTAGAAAAAACTtcacttaaaaatttaaatgttttaaataaaaatcaagaatcTCAGAAGGAGAATAAATCTTTTGCTCCTGAAGGTCACAAATTTAGAGCTCCATCTGGTTTGCTTCATATACCATTATATGGCAGAGAAGTCATACAAAGTATGTCTCCTGTCAGAATAAGTCAAATAATGAATACATCATCAAAGACACcaagaaaaagtaataaaattaatatttcacaatCTATAAAAGAAGAtcatataaaagaagatatacCAGCAATTGATACAAAATTAGTAAATACAGATATAGAAGAGGATAGTTCCATAGAATCTATATCTTTACGATTATCATCTGATGAGAAAGAGAAACTTAATGTATCTTATACTATCAGTGATAGTAATGATATTAAAGTAATGGCTAATAATAGtatgaaagaaataacttGTTCTTCAGAAAATAAAGTGTCtccattaaaatcattaaattctcAGTGTGAACCAGCTTTCTTTTCACCTCATATAGTTTCTAGTCGTGGAAAAAGTAATGCCAGGAAAGAGCAACAATTAAGACATGGATTTAATATTGGTCATTCACTAAATGATGATATTCCTACAAAAGATAATGTcatgaagaatttaaatatttcagttgaagaagaagaacgtactgcacaatattttcaatttcttttgaataaagaaatagatagaTTGAATGAATTATGTGAAAAATGGATGAAAATTAAGGCTGAGCCTGAAACTATAGAAGATGgccaatatgaaataaatcaagCAATTGGACAaacaaatttgttaataaataaaaagtttgaaagattTCGTGGATTAGTTGCTGATTGTGAAACAGGAAAAGGAGAGATGTTAGTTACATGCAAAGATTTGCAAGGATTTTGGGATATGATGtacatggaaataaaaaattgtgatttaagatttgaaaaattagaaaaacttcGTTCACAAGGttggaaagaagaggaaatagTTATTGTTAAAccaattactaaaaaaaaatctactgttaaaaagaaaattgcatcTACCAAATCAAGTTCCATTAGAGCTATTTtagcagaaaagaaaaaaaatatgacagaaaagataaaagataataatagtataagtGAATCTAATTTGAATCATATTCTTAGTAATGAATGTAAAAGtaatgaaaattctaatatacattatgaaaaaaaatctatatccatcgattctaaagaaaacaaatttacacCTGTAAAACATAATAAGAGATCAAGTTTATTGCAAAAGGCACAATTATCCGATTTATCAATGAAAACAAAAAGTCCATtaacaatgataaaaataagtcaAATGTATAAAGCACCAAAAATACAGTTAGATGAttcaatatcttatattaattctaatcagACACCTGGGAAAGGTATATTAAAACaacgaaagaatttaaatgatatggaAAGTCatacaaaatcaataaataaagttaattttgaTGATCAAATggctttaaataaaatatcacctAAATCTGAAACAGGGgagacaaaaattaatttaactagAGTATCAACAATAGATAGTTTTGATTTGAGTAATTCTGATGAAATAGCAATTAAAGTAGAAAGGAAACTTCTTTTTGATGatactaattttaatgattctcTAAATGATGCTAAAAAAgattcagaaaataaaaattctataaataaaaatattgatggaACACTGTcatcaataaatatagaagCATTTACACCTTTacaagaacaaaaaaatgttgataaaacatccaaaaaaatcataaaacaaaatgcaattgataatgaaaatgatgtgatattaaatcaaactttaacattaaatacaaatattaattccacACCAtctaaagaaattatagatgataaagatttaaatatattaaatgaaaaattagagaaGAATGTTTGTATAAGTAATAAGGAAGAAATAGATGAACATAATGGAAGTgtaagaattttaagaaatagaattgTTACCTCAACAGATACACCTAGAGCTAAAAGAAGatcttcaaagaaaatatcaattaatgaaCAAGAACtggaatataaagaaaatgaaactcCTGTAGAgagaagaacaagaagaagtcGTGTTAACATCAATACtggggaaagaagaaatataga ataa
- the LOC724687 gene encoding disks large-associated protein 5 isoform X2, with translation MSSFRQQYKSIGTKTVSKNRLIRAEKHKDLRKVHRANTFNENRNIPITTMNTQAEDRINKLKKWKAEREKQRKIEQKKKKKPFVVGIVHHKVYSPINNCNAVPVTKTTKTCEPVPKRITRATEKRLMNKANAKEVEKTSLKNLNVLNKNQESQKENKSFAPEGHKFRAPSGLLHIPLYGREVIQSMSPVRISQIMNTSSKTPRKSNKINISQSIKEDHIKEDIPAIDTKLVNTDIEEDSSIESISLRLSSDEKEKLNVSYTISDSNDIKVMANNSMKEITCSSENKVSPLKSLNSQCEPAFFSPHIVSSRGKSNARKEQQLRHGFNIGHSLNDDIPTKDNVMKNLNISVEEEERTAQYFQFLLNKEIDRLNELCEKWMKIKAEPETIEDGQYEINQAIGQTNLLINKKFERFRGLVADCETGKGEMLVTCKDLQGFWDMMYMEIKNCDLRFEKLEKLRSQGWKEEEIVIVKPITKKKSTVKKKIASTKSSSIRAILAEKKKNMTEKIKDNNSISESNLNHILSNECKSNENSNIHYEKKSISIDSKENKFTPVKHNKRSSLLQKAQLSDLSMKTKSPLTMIKISQMYKAPKIQLDDSISYINSNQTPGKGILKQRKNLNDMESHTKSINKVNFDDQMALNKISPKSETGETKINLTRVSTIDSFDLSNSDEIAIKVERKLLFDDTNFNDSLNDAKKDSENKNSINKNIDGTLSSINIEAFTPLQEQKNVDKTSKKIIKQNAIDNENDVILNQTLTLNTNINSTPSKEIIDDKDLNILNEKLEKNVCISNKEEIDEHNGSVRILRNRIVTSTDTPRAKRRSSKKISINEQELEYKENETPVERRTRRSRVNINTGERRNIELVCYSCNDNKHLEKSNDKRKSTRSVKFSDKESNDGTNKSILPLTPHVRRSKNRNKRSTLLEDSNSLEIEEKPPQRVRRSQNKKSSI, from the exons ATGTCGTCTTTCCGACaacaatataaatcaattggtACCAAAACTGTAAGCAAGAATCGTCTTATTCGTGCTGAAAAACATAAAGATTTGCGTAAAGTTCATAGAGCTAATACGTTCAATGAAAACAGAAATATACCAATTACCACAATGAACACACAAGCTGAag ATCGTATTAATAAgcttaaaaaatggaaagctGAGCGTGAAAAACaacgaaaaattgaacaaaaaaagaaaaagaaaccctTTGTAGTAGGAATTGTTCATCATAAAGTATATTctccaattaataattgtaatgctGTTCCTGTAACTAAAACAACTAAAACATGTGAACCTGTTCCAAAAAGAATAACACGTGCAACAGAAAAGAGACTAATGAATAAAGCAAATGCAAAAGAAGTAGAAAAAACTtcacttaaaaatttaaatgttttaaataaaaatcaagaatcTCAGAAGGAGAATAAATCTTTTGCTCCTGAAGGTCACAAATTTAGAGCTCCATCTGGTTTGCTTCATATACCATTATATGGCAGAGAAGTCATACAAAGTATGTCTCCTGTCAGAATAAGTCAAATAATGAATACATCATCAAAGACACcaagaaaaagtaataaaattaatatttcacaatCTATAAAAGAAGAtcatataaaagaagatatacCAGCAATTGATACAAAATTAGTAAATACAGATATAGAAGAGGATAGTTCCATAGAATCTATATCTTTACGATTATCATCTGATGAGAAAGAGAAACTTAATGTATCTTATACTATCAGTGATAGTAATGATATTAAAGTAATGGCTAATAATAGtatgaaagaaataacttGTTCTTCAGAAAATAAAGTGTCtccattaaaatcattaaattctcAGTGTGAACCAGCTTTCTTTTCACCTCATATAGTTTCTAGTCGTGGAAAAAGTAATGCCAGGAAAGAGCAACAATTAAGACATGGATTTAATATTGGTCATTCACTAAATGATGATATTCCTACAAAAGATAATGTcatgaagaatttaaatatttcagttgaagaagaagaacgtactgcacaatattttcaatttcttttgaataaagaaatagatagaTTGAATGAATTATGTGAAAAATGGATGAAAATTAAGGCTGAGCCTGAAACTATAGAAGATGgccaatatgaaataaatcaagCAATTGGACAaacaaatttgttaataaataaaaagtttgaaagattTCGTGGATTAGTTGCTGATTGTGAAACAGGAAAAGGAGAGATGTTAGTTACATGCAAAGATTTGCAAGGATTTTGGGATATGATGtacatggaaataaaaaattgtgatttaagatttgaaaaattagaaaaacttcGTTCACAAGGttggaaagaagaggaaatagTTATTGTTAAAccaattactaaaaaaaaatctactgttaaaaagaaaattgcatcTACCAAATCAAGTTCCATTAGAGCTATTTtagcagaaaagaaaaaaaatatgacagaaaagataaaagataataatagtataagtGAATCTAATTTGAATCATATTCTTAGTAATGAATGTAAAAGtaatgaaaattctaatatacattatgaaaaaaaatctatatccatcgattctaaagaaaacaaatttacacCTGTAAAACATAATAAGAGATCAAGTTTATTGCAAAAGGCACAATTATCCGATTTATCAATGAAAACAAAAAGTCCATtaacaatgataaaaataagtcaAATGTATAAAGCACCAAAAATACAGTTAGATGAttcaatatcttatattaattctaatcagACACCTGGGAAAGGTATATTAAAACaacgaaagaatttaaatgatatggaAAGTCatacaaaatcaataaataaagttaattttgaTGATCAAATggctttaaataaaatatcacctAAATCTGAAACAGGGgagacaaaaattaatttaactagAGTATCAACAATAGATAGTTTTGATTTGAGTAATTCTGATGAAATAGCAATTAAAGTAGAAAGGAAACTTCTTTTTGATGatactaattttaatgattctcTAAATGATGCTAAAAAAgattcagaaaataaaaattctataaataaaaatattgatggaACACTGTcatcaataaatatagaagCATTTACACCTTTacaagaacaaaaaaatgttgataaaacatccaaaaaaatcataaaacaaaatgcaattgataatgaaaatgatgtgatattaaatcaaactttaacattaaatacaaatattaattccacACCAtctaaagaaattatagatgataaagatttaaatatattaaatgaaaaattagagaaGAATGTTTGTATAAGTAATAAGGAAGAAATAGATGAACATAATGGAAGTgtaagaattttaagaaatagaattgTTACCTCAACAGATACACCTAGAGCTAAAAGAAGatcttcaaagaaaatatcaattaatgaaCAAGAACtggaatataaagaaaatgaaactcCTGTAGAgagaagaacaagaagaagtcGTGTTAACATCAATACtggggaaagaagaaatatagagTTAGTGTGTTACAGttgtaatgataataaacatttagAAAAGAGTAATGACAAAAGAAAATCTACTAGAAGTGTAAAATTTTCtg ataaagaaTCTAATGATGGAACAAACAAATCAATCCTACCTTTAACTCCTCATGTTAGAAggagtaaaaatagaaataaaagaagtacACTTTTAGAAGACTCTAATTCTttggaaatagaagaaaaac ctCCACAACGTGTTAGAAGGtcgcaaaataaaaaatcttcaatttga